The region CCATGCGCAAATGCCCGGATCTGGTGGTTGTCCCGTCCCGATTTGATTTTTACATTAAATGCTCCCGGCGCATGATGGAGCTTTTGGAGGAATACACGCCGGACCATGAAAAATTCAGTATCGATGAGATTTTTCTGGACATGACCAGCACCATCCATCTCTTTGGCAGCCCCCTGGAGGTAGCCAATGAGATTCGGGAACGGATCAGGAAGGATCTGGGATTTACGGTGAATATCGGAATCTCCACCAATAAGCTTCTGGCTAAGATGGCCTCTGACTTTGAGAAACCGGATAAATGCCATACCCTGTTTCCCCGGGAGGTGGCTGATAAGATGTGGCCCCTGCCTATACGGGAGTTATTTTTTGTGGGAGGTGCTGCACAGAGGAAAATGGAAAACCTGGGGCTGCATACCATCGGACAGCTGGCATGCTGCAACCTGGGGGTGCTTAAGTCCCACCTGGGCGAGAAATATGCTGTCCTCATCCGACAGTACGCCAATGGCATTGATGATGATCCTGTGGCTGAAAAGGAACCTGTCAATAAGGCGTATGGCAACAGCATCACCCTTTCCAGGGATATATCTGACTATGAAAGCGCCTGCCAGGTCCTGCTCTCCCTCTGTGAAACCGTAGGCGCCAGGCTGAGGGCGGACCATGTGCTGTGCAATAATGTCTGTGTGGAGCTGCGTGACTGGGAGTTTAAGAATCAGTCGCACCAGATGGTCATACCGGAACCAACGGATTCCACCTCCGTGATTTATGAATATTCCTGCCGTCTGCTGAAGGAATCCTGGCACATGACGCCGCTGCGGCTCATGGGTGTGCGGGCCGGTAAGATTTCCGATGACGGCTTCTCACAGATGAGCCTTTTTGACGACCCCGGACTTCAGAAGAAAAAGGATTTTGAAAAGGCAGTGGATGCCATACGCAGCAAATATGGAATAGACAGCGTAAAACGGGCCAGCTTCCTGCGAAAGGACGCCATCGTGGACCACGCTGCCAGCAAGAAAAAACATTTGAATTAACAAATTTTCCGGGCAGTTGACGGGATTCTATACAGAAAACAGAGTTGAGGGACGGACATGAGACGGAGAGAGCTATGCTATACCATTAGAGACAGGGAGGATGGAATTGTCCTTGGACAGTTTTTAAAGGCAAAGGGATTTTCCCACAGGCTGGCGGCGCGCATTAAGGCCGGCCGGGGACTTGCGGTGGACGGAATGCCGGCGCACGCAGGTTACCGGCTTAAGGCCGGGGAGACAGTGGAGGTGGCGCTGCCTGAGGAGGAGGATTCCGGGAATATCGTGCCGGTAAAGCTTCCTCTTTCCATTGTGTATGAGGACGAGGATATACTGGTAATCAATAAAGATGCTGGCGTGCCCATCCACCCTTCCCAGGGTCACTATGACAATACCCTGGCCAATGCTGTCTCCTGGTATTTCCGTGAAAAGGGGGAGGCTTTTACTTACCGGGTCATCAACCGGCTGGACAGGGATACCACCGGGCTGCTTATCCTGGCCAGACATATGCTCAGCGCCTGTATCTTATCGGAACAAATGGCCGGACGCAGAATCAGGCGGGAGTACAGAGCCATTGTACTTGGGCATACACCGGAGGAAGGCACGGTTGACAGCCCCATTGCCAGGGCAGAGGGCTCCACCATTGAGCGCCGGGTGGACCCGGAGGCAGGCGAAAGGGCGGTCACCCATTACCGTACCCTGCTCTACAATGAAAAAAAGGACCTGTCTCTGGTAAGTCTCAGCCTGGAAACAGGCAGGACGCATCAGATACGGGTCCACATGAGGTCCATAGGGCATCCCCTTCCCGGAGACTTCCTATACTGCCCGGATTACCGGTATATCGGCCGTCAGCCCCTCCACTCTTATCTCCTCAGGTTTGAACATCCTATTTCAGGGAAGGAGATGGAATTCACAGCCGGGCTGCCCGAAGATATGGAACGGCTCCTGCCGCCAGGCACCTGACGGATTTTAATTCCGCCGCAGCCCCTTGGGATAATGGTTTTTGAGCATGCCTCCCGCATACTTGGCCCAGCCCAGGCTGAAACCGCCGGTGCAGACTAACACCCAGCCTTTCAGGCGTCCCTTAAATATTCCCGCCTCCTCGCTGAGAGCTTCACCTTTCAGGTACCGGATTACGCTGTCTCCGGAGGGGGACAGTTCCCAGGAGCATTGCGCCTCCTCTTTCCTGAGCGCCAGGGCCAGGGCATGGGAGGGCTCAAAACGGTTCTTTTTAAGGGTGCCCATATGAAGCCCCGGCCGGAGTATCTTAAGTCCCTTCATGTCCGGCATATCGGCCGGCATCAGATACAACTGTTCCCCGAACAGAACATATTCCTTCCTCTCCAGGAAGGTGTCCGGTTCTGTCAGAGTGTCCCGGATAAAGGGTTCATAATCCCTGAACGCTTCTTTTCTCTTTCTGCTGTCCAGATACAGCCTGTCCCGGCTTTCTGTCTTTGCCGCATTTTCCGGATCCCCCTCCTTTCTCAAGACAGCCATGAAATGACCCTCTCCCTCCAGGATGTGGGGCATGATGCGAAGGGTCCTCTCCAGGCCCCAGCCTTCCGCCTCCGGCCCTGCCCACTGAGGCTTTCCTTTCGTAAAGCCAGGATAGGCAGGCACCTGTTCCACGCAGAATTCAGGATGGCGTCTCAGAAAGGCCAGAACCGTACCCTCATTCTCCTCCGGGGCAAAGGTACAGGTGGAATATACCATTCTGCCCCCGGGTGCCAGCATGGCGGCTGCGTGGTCCAGTATCTCGCCCTGACGGGCGGCGCACATCTTCACATGTTCCTCACTCCACTGGCTTCTGGCTTCCTCATCCTTGCGGAACATTCCTTCACCTGAACAGGGGGCATCCACCACGATTTTGTGGAAAAAACGGTCGAATGTCCCGGACAGGCTTTGGGCGTCTTCATTGGACACCACTGCGTTTCGCACACCCATCCGCTCCATATTCTGGGAAAGTATCCTGGCCCTGGCCGGATGAATCTCATTGGACAGAAGAAAGCCGGTTCCCTTCATCCTGGAAGCGATGTGGCTGGACTTTCCTCCCGGCGCAGCGCACAAATCCAGCACACGCTCTCCCGGCCCGGGGTTCAATAATTCCACCACGGCCATGGCGCTGGGCTCCTGGATATAGTAAAGTCCCGCCTCATGATATGGATGCTTTCCGGGCCTGTTATCCCCGGAATAATAATATCCTTCCTTCACCCACGGAATCCGCTCAAGGGTAAATCCGGTTTCCTGCCTGACCCGTTCCGCTGCTTCTGCGGCGCCGGTCTCTTCCCAGGTCCCTTTGTCTTTCCCGTCTTTTCCGCTTCCGGCTGCGTCCCCCCTTCCATCCGGGAACTTGAGACTGTTAAACCTCAATCCCTGGACCCTTTCCTTGTCATAGCTGGCCGCAAAGGCCGGATATTCTTCTCCCAATAATGCTCTCATCCGCTCTTCAAATCGTACCGGTAAATCTGTCATACTGTCCTGTTTCCCATCCTTATTGATATTCTGCCTGCCCGCGGCACATAAAATAAATGAGCTGCTGCATCCATGATACAGCAACCCACTTCATCCTTCAATCCTTTATACCGGATTACAGTATTATCTTGTAATCATCTCCGCCTTCGCCGTTCACCACATAGTAGGCTGCGCCTTCGTTTGCCACAATATACAGATCAATGGTCTTTATCTCAACGCCCCTGTGTGCTTTCTTGAATGCCTTCACAGCCTGGTCCAGCACATCCTTTGCCACAAGGTCCTTGCCGTCAAACTGGAAATGTACGGCTGCCTTTGGCTCTGCTGCCTTTCTGGCAGGTGCCTTCTTCACGGTCTCTTTCTTAGCTGCTGCTTTGGGGGCTGTCTCCTTCTTAGCTTCCGCCTTTGGAGCCGCCTCCTTCTTCACTGTCTCCTTTGGAGCCGCTGCCTTCTTGGCTGTTGTCTTAGAAGCTGTTTTCCTGGCTGTCGTCTTTTTAGCCGGAGCTGCCTTTGCTTCCTTCTCAACAGGAGCTGCTTCTGCCTTCACCGGAACTGCTGCCTCTGCCTTTGCTTCTACTTTCTCCGGAACTGCTGGTTTTGCTTCTGCCTTGGCCTCTGCCGGCTGTGCTGCCTGTGCTGCTGCCTTTACAGTTGCCTTAACATCTTTCTTTTCTACCATAGTCCATATCCTCCCTAATTTTGAATAATGGCTTTACGAGTAATCCCCAGATGCATTAAGGGCATTATAAAATGGTTTTTTCCATTTGTCAATAAATTCACTTGAAAAATCGACTGCCTCCTGCAAAAATCCTTATGGTTTGGCCCTTACACGGCAAGTTTTGTCAGCTGACGCCCGGTCCGGCTGATGAGCCGGACTGTGGGGTCTGAAAGGCCGGGCCGTACCCTTCTGTGGTTCCGGACGACGGCTGTGTCTGGGCGGGTGCTGCCGTTGTCTGATCCGCAGGCTGTATAATAACCTGAGGCTGTGATGGCTGCGGTGATGTTTCAGGTGGTACCGCCTCTGAGGGCAATGTCTCCGGCGGCAGTGACTCCGGCGGAACGGGCGGATTCGCCGGAGGTGCCTGTGTGGGCGCAGGCGCCGTCTGTGCAGGCGCCGTTGTCTCCTGGGGCGCCCTGCCGGAGGACTGGCTGGATTTCTTACTCTCTGTTCCCGGAAGGTCATAACAGATAACAGGCATGCCCGTATATACATTTTCAAAAAGCTCTTTGGCCTTGTCATAGGGCATGTTCACGCAGCCGTGGGACCCGCCGCTCTTATAGATGGAGCCGCCGAAGCTGGACCGCCAGCTGGCGTCGTGGAAACCAATGCCTCCGTTAAAGGGCATCCAGAACTTCACCGGGCTGGCATATCCCTCCCCCTTCAGCACCGCGTCCCTCTGCTTGTATGTAATGGAGAAAATCCCCGGAGGCGTGGTATGGCCCCTGGAAACATTGCCGGAGACAAAGTCAGACTCCAGCACCTTTTGCCCGTCTTTGTAAAAAATCAGGTGCTGGGCTGTCAGGTTTACCTCCGCATACGTACTGCCGTAATCCGGCCCGTCATGGCTCGCGGCTGTCTGCAAATACACAGGTTCCCTGGTAACGCTCTCTCCTGCCTCCAGAATCCCCAATAGTTCTTTGGTCTCCTCGGACTGGTTGATCCTCCAGCCGTAAAAACCGGATACCTCCACATTCTGCCCGTAGCTGGTGGCAAAGGACCGCCTCTTGTATGCCGTGTTATGCCTGGAAGCCAGGCTCTTTACATAGGCTGCGGCCCGGTCCGGGTCAATGGAAACCTGTTCCCCGTCAGACACAAGCCACTCATGTATCTCATCCCCGTCCAGTACCTCTGTCTTACTGCCGAAGGTGTAGGTCACAGTCATGTTCACATAGCGGTTCCTGGCATCCCTGGCCGCTGCCAGAGAGGTATTGTCGCTGCGGATGGACGGAGCCTTGTAGCAGCCCAGCGCGTCCAGGTCTAATTCCGGGGCAAGACTGGATATGGCCTGCTCTACCTGGGCCCTGACCTTATCCATATCAAGTGTGGTTCCTTCTGTCTCCGGCACAATGGAATATCCCTGGCCGCTCACATAGTCTGACAGGTAAGCGTCCGAGGGCAGAACGGCCTTGCCGCTGTCAAAACAGGACAGGCCATTAAGTGTCTGTGCCAGAGCGTCATCATCATAGGCAATCATGGTCTTTATATCGTAGGATGGGCCCTTAAGCAGGTATCTGGGCCAGCGGAAAGGACTCTGCTGGCGTATGATTTCCTCCAGACTTCCGTCAAACACAGTGTGAAGGCCGATTTTCTCACCGGTGACCGTCTCCTGTTTCTCTTCACGCAGCTTAAGTACAAGACCGTAACCGTTTACTCCGGAGGCTATGAGTTCCTTCACTTCCTCCGCGGTCTTCCCTGACACGTCCGTCCCGTTAATAACTGTATGGGGAAAATATGTATTCCTGTAACCCTGGGCTTTGTACACATAGACTCCAACCAGTACAATACCGGCCAGAATCAGAATCAGGGCAGCTGCCTTCCAGCTCAGGATTTTATCAAAAGGACCTTTTCCCTGTGTATCCAAGGTTCCCTGACCGTCATTTTGCGGATGTCCGTCACCCGTTCTGTTTTCGCCTGCCCCTCCGGTTTCCTGTATCCTATTCTCATGTACCCTGCGCTCCTGCGCCCTGCTATCTGCCAGCTCCTTCTGGCGCTGTTTGAAAGCCTCCCTGCTTCGGCTTCGGCGGGGACGCCTTGCCTCGCTGCGGGCAGGTACAGATTCTGCCTTATTTTTTTCTTCCCTCATGCACCTTTACCTTTCTATGTCTTCCAACAGTCTCCCCACCTGACTCTCCCCATATACTCTAATCCCATGTTCCTTCAGACATGCGGCGCAGACACCGTCCCCCTCAGTAAGGGTGCCGGTAAATGTGCCGTCATAGACCTGCCCGCTTCCGCAGGAAGGGCTCCTCTCCTTTAGTATAGCTGCCTGGCAGCCGTACAGCTGTGCCAGCTTAAGCACTTCCCCGGCGCCTTTTTCATATGCTGCCGTGACATCCCCGCCATCCCTTGTAATGACTCCTGTCCCCACCCGTTCCGCCGGTATCCTGGGCGTGGCCAGGCCGCCCAGGATTTCAGGACATACCGGAATCAGGTGATGTCTGCTTAAAAGTTCCTCTGCCTGGGGAATGAGCACGCCGCGGCCGTTATATCTGCATTCCACCCCCAGCAAACAGGCGCTTACCAGTATATTCATATTCCTCTTCCTTCCTTTTATGTATGTTTTCGGCTGACTGCCGCAAACTGCCCAATCAAAACAGCCTGCGGTTATCCTTCAGCACCTTTCCGCTTAACAGGATAAACGTTGTGGACGCGGCTGCGCAGGCCGTAATATCCGATATGGGCTCAGAATAAAACACAGCCTCCACCCCAAAATAACGTGGCAGCAAAATCATTCCCAGGAAATAGACCGACTTCCTGAACATGGACAGGCTGATGGCCACCTTTGCGATTCCCATACCTGTAAATCCGTCTACCACCGTATATTCCACAGCCAGAGGGATGATACACAATGTAAATATCCGGATTGCCCACTCCGTCACCTGGACATAGGACATTTCCCTTGTAAATATCCTGACAAAATATCCCGGTCCCGCCTGTGCAATAATGAACATGACAGTTGTAAAGGCAACCGATAAAAGCAGTACATGCTTTTCCGCCTTCCGTATCCTGTCAGCACGGCCCGCACCATAATTATACCCCATTACGGTCTGTGTTCCACCGGTAATTCCTCCCAGCGGCATGGTAATAATCAGCATAAAGCTCTGCACAATGGTATTGCAGGTAAGGAGCATGCCGCTTCTCTCTGGTCCCCCATAGCTGCTTATAACCATGTTCATGATAATGATGAGCAGGCTGTCCGAGGCAATGATCAAAAACGGGGACAAGCCCACCAAAAGCACCTGCTTCATGGTTTTCCACCTGTACCCGCCAAAAGTAATCCGCACCAGGGGACGCTTTCCGAACAGAAACAGCAGCACATAGATACAGGAGGCCATCTGTGACAGCACGGTTGCAATGGCAGCTCCCCTGACCCCCATGTTCATGCCAAAGATGAACACCGGGTCCAGCACGATGTTGCTCACAGCGCCCAGCACCACTGACTTCATGCCCACCGTGGCAAATCCCTGGCATATGATGAACTGGTTCATGCCTGCTGAGAGCAAAGCAAATGCAGTGCCTGTCAGATACCAGCTCATGTACTGGTTGGCATAGGGAAATATAGCCGGTCCCGCACCGAAGAATACCAGAAGCTGATCCTTAAACAGATAGGACACCGTCATAATAATAAGGGCCATACCTGTCAGAAGGGCGAAGCAGTTGGCCACCATCTGGGCGGCAGCCCTCTCATTTTTCTGTCCCAGACGGATACTCATGAGAGGCGCTCCTCCCACTCCAATCCAACTGGCAAACGATGATATCAGGGTGACCACGGGGCCGCATATTCCCACGCCGGCCAGGGCCAGGGCGCCGATTTCCGGAATATTTCCGATGTACATACGGTCCACGATGCTGTACATCACATTCACAAATTGAGCCAGCATGGAAGGAAATGCCAGCCTCCACACCAGCCCTCTGACTTTATCTGTATCCAGATTATTCTCCACTTTCAACTCCGTCTTCTCCTGATTAGATTTTATTTCCTTTTACCTCAATAGCCGGAACCTCATACCTCTTTACGGCGGAACCGCTCTATGTCCCCCGCAAGGACAGCAAGACTGTCCGTAATGCCTTTAAAGGCTCCGTAATGATACAGATTCACAAACAGCAGGCCGATGGGCACGGCCAGAATCATTCCCGCGATTCCGTCCGTCTTAAATCCCAGATACAATAAAAACAGCGTGAGAAGGGGAGGCAGACCCATACTGTCACCCACCAGCTTTGGCTGCACAATCTGCCTTGTCACCTGTGTCAATACATAAATCAGCAGCAGGCCCGCGGCAAAGGCGTATTCGCCTCCCAAAAGCTTAATAAGCCCCCATGGAAGAAGGGCTGTACCTGTTCCGAATACCGGCAGAAAATCCAGGAACGCGATGAGAAACGCCCACAGCGGGCCGTAACCAACTCCCAGCATTATAAACCCCGCCGTAAGTATCAGCCATACCACTGCCATAATCTTAAACTGGGCCATGAAATAACCGCCTATAAGATGGCGCACCTCCCCCTTCAGGTACAGTCCGTAATGGCCTGCCCATTGGGGCATATGGGCTTTTATGGCTGCCAGGATGCGGTCCCTGTCCACGATAAAGAAATAGGCAGACAGGATGGTGACCACGGTGTAGACCAGCATGGCCGGAAGGCTTTTTGCCACGGTTCCCGCCGCCTCCACGGTAGGGGAGGCAATCTTTTCCACAACCGTCCCCATATAGCTTCCCAGATTGTTTCCAAACTGGGCCCAGCTCTGCTGTATGCTGTCGGGCATGAAATCAAACAGATGCTCCAGCTGCTCCATGCTGCGTGCCACATCCCCCTCAATACCGGCATAAAGTCCGGGAAGGTCCAGAATGAACTGGCGCAGCAGGACAAAGGTCCTTGACACCAGCAGGTATAAGAGTCCGATGACAAGAGCCAGGGCAGCCGCCACAATGACAATGGAGCTGTGCCTTCGCACCAGCTTCACCCGGCGCTCCAGAAAACGCACCAGGGGATTGGCTATCATGGCGATAACCCAGCCTATGACAAAGGGCATGAAAAACCTCAAAAGCTTAGGTCCCAGCAGGCAGATTAACAGCCAGCCCGTCAACGGGATTATAATATTAAGTATAAGACGAAGATAATGCTTCCAGCCTGTTTCTTCCATCATATCCATCTCTCCTGACTGCTTTTTCCGTTACTCTGAATCCCCGGCAGGCTTCCACTCCTTCAGATACTGTTCCAGGAACCGGAACAAAACATCCATCTCCTCATCCGTTCCAATGCTGACCCGAAGGCTGTTGTCCAGCCTGGGCGCATTGAAATAGCGCACATAAATCCGCTCCTTCTTCAGCGCGTCGAATATGGCCCTGGCCGGAACCCGTTCATGGGTGGCCAGAATAAAATTTGTCATGGAATCCGGGAATGTAAATCCAAGTTCTGCAAACCGTTTCTTGGCGCGCTCCCTGGTATCCATGATTTTCGCCCTGATCTCCTCAAAATATGCCCTGTCCTTTACAGCCTGGGTACCCGCGAGCTGGGACGGCAGGTTCATGGTATAGGAGTTATAGGAATATTTAACATCATTCAGCGCTTTAATCAATACAGGGCTTCCCAGTGCAAAGCCAATACGCACCCCTGCCATGGAACGTGACTTGCTGAAGGTCTGGACTACCAGCAGGTTGTCATACCCGGACAAAAGCTCCCTGGCAGAGGGGCCTGCAAAGTCGATGTATGCCTCATCCACGATTACAATAACATCCTGGTTGGCTTTTACAATTTCCTCTACCTGGTCCAGAGGCATATAGACGCCTGTGGGCGCATTAGGGTTTGGAAATATGATTCCCCCATTTTCCCCTTTATAATCCAGGGGACGGATAGCCATATTTTCGTCCAGCGCCGGCGTCTCATAGGAAATCCGGTATAAATCCGCCCAAACCTTGTAAAAGGAATAGGTGATATCCGGAAACAGCACCGGCTTTTGGGAGTTAAAAAAGGTCAGGAAGGACATGGCTATGACATCGTCAGATCCAACCCCCACAAACACCTGGTCCTCCCCCACCCCGTAGTATTCCGCCAGGGCCTTTACAAGCTCTGCGGATGACGGATCAGGGTACTTGCGCAGCCGGTCCACGTCCATTTCCTTCAGAGCCCTTTCCACGCCCGGCGCAGGCGGATAGGGGTTTTCGTTGGTATTCAGTTTAATCAGTTTATCGCCTGCCGGCTGGTCCCCCGGTACATAGGGAACTACCCGGCGTATATTCATTTCCCATGGTCTCATATCTGCTCTCCTCCAGAATTTTCCCGCTCTCCGGCTGTTTATTTTTTGAGGCCGTAGTCCGCGGCCGCCTTTGCGAAGGCAGGAAGGGAGCGTTCGATCTGCTCATAGGACACACAGTAGGATATCCGCACATAGCCGGGGCAAGCGAAGGAGGTTCCGGGAACCACCAGGATATTGTATTTCTTACAATTCTCACAGAATTTCTTTTCATCGGCCTCCGGAGACTTTACGAAAAGATAAAATGCGCCCTGGGGCTTAATACACTCAAATCCCAGACCCTTAAGCCCGTTGTAGAGCAGGTTCCTGTTCCTGTCATACGCCTCCAGATTCACCTTGGCATCCAGGCAGCGCATGATGACTCTCTGCATCAGGGACGGGGCATTGACACAGCCCAGCACCCGGTTCGCGATGGTGGCCGCATCGAACACTTCCCCGCTGTCCTTTAAGGCATCGGGAATCACGAGATAGCCAATACGCTCTCCCGGCAGGGACAGAGACTTGCTGTAGGAGTAGCAGATAACGGTGTTGTCATAAACATTCGTCACATAGGGTACCTCCACGCCGTCGTAAGCCAGTTCCCTGTAAGGCTCGTCGGACAGCAGCACGATGGTTGTCCCCAGTTCCTTTTCCTTGGCCCGCATGATGTCAGCCATCTTTGTAAGGGTTTCCAGGGAGTACACCACTCCGGTGGGATTATTGGGGGTATTGATAATGACCGCCTTGGTCCTAGCATTAATCTTCTGCTCAAGCTCTGCCAGGTTGGGCTCAAAATCCGTTGTATCCGGTGAAATGACCACCAGGTTTCCATCGTAATTACGGACATAGTTGCCGTACTCCACAAAATAGGGGGCAAATGCAATGACCTCATCCCCCGGATTCAGCAGGGTCTTTAAAATCACATTCAGGCCGCTGGCCGCCCCCACGGTCATCAGGATATTGTTCTTGTGAAACCGCGTGCCGAAGCGCTTATTTAATGATTCAGCCACAGCCTGTCTTACATCCTCATAGCCCGCGTTGCTCATATAACCATGGACAAAGGTGGACTCTTCTTCCTTCAGGATATCACAGATTGCCAGGTTCACCTCCGCCGGAGCCGGCACATTGGGATTGCCCAGACTGAAATCATACACATTCTCCGCACCGTGGATGGAAGCCAGACGCTTACCCTCCTCAAACATGGCCCGGATGGCGGAATTATTATTGACCAATGGTTTCATTTTCTCCGATATCATACTTATGTCCTCTCTTTCTCCCTGATGGCAGACCTTACTTTGTTTTACATAAACTGGATGGTCCATCTGTTGATATGATTGTAGCTTTATGGGGGAGGATTGTCAATAGGGGGATTTGGCTGTAATAGGTATGGTGAGAAATCCCAGGACTGCATCCCGGATGACCCACACCAAGAAGCACAAACAACAGCCAGCCGTCAAAGCAGGGAGCCGCCGATTTGGGTGTTGGTGAGTCCCATGGCGCACCAAGGCGTTATTGGGATTAACTGGGTATTTATTGCATTTTTTACTTTTCCATTTTGGGATTTTGGGATATAATAAGCTATGATTAACCATGTAAGAAAAGCATCAGAAGGGAGAGTTAAAACATATGCCGGCAAACACGGGGGACGCTGTCCCTGCGGATTCCGGAACGCCTTGATGCCGGCTGAAAATCCCGGTATTACCATCATTGCCTGACAAATAATATAGACAAAAGATTAACAGAAAGGCGGAACATCATGAATGTATTTGATATCCTGGGGCCGGTGATGATTGGCCCTTCCAGTTCCCACACGGCAGGGGCTGCCAGAATCGGCAGGATAACCCTGGCTCTGCTGGGAGCGCCGGCCGTAAAGGCGGACATTTTCCTCCACGGCTCTTTCGCAAAGACCTATAAGGGCCACGGCACGGACAAGGCCCTCATTGCCGGTATCATGGGAATGGCCACGGACGACAGCCGTATACGCAGGGCGCCGGAGCTGGCAAGAGAGCAGGGGTTGGAAGTAAACATTGCCACAGGCGACATCGACGGGGCCCATCCCAATACGGCCAGAGTCACCCTGACCGACGCTGCGGGCAGCACGGTCTCCCTTTTGGGAAGCAGCATCGGCGGCGGAAATATACTTGTAAAGGAAGTCAACGGCATGGAGGTATCCATCACAGGACAGCACACCACCCTGATTGTGCTCCACCGCGACGCGCCCGGCACCATTGCGGCTGTCACGGAGGTCATGGCCGACGCAGGGGTGAATATCTGCAACTTCCGTCTGTCCAGGCAGAGCCGGGGCGGCGAGGCCGTGATGACCATTGAGATTGACGGCAGTTTCGGACCGGAGCTGAACGAAAAAATCAAAGTGCTTCCCAACATTTTCTCCAGCACCATGCTTCAGCCCATATAGCTGATGAAACCTACAATTACAGGAGGATTTATATTTATGGAACCTGAATTCAATTACTCCTCAGTGGCATCCATCGTAACCGCCGCCGAAAAAAGCGGCCTTCCCATCTCTGCCATCGTCTTAAGGCAGCAGGCAGAACAGATGGAACAGACTGAGGAATCTATATATGAACACATGCGGAAAAATTACCAGGTCATGGCAGAGTGCATTGAGCCCGGCTGTAATAAAGACCTCAAAAGCACCAGCGGACTGACCGGCGGCAGCGCCTTTAAGATGCGCCAAATATCTGAAAGTGGAAAAAGCCTGACCGGTTCCTTTCTCTCCGGCGCCCTGTACCGGGCCCTGGCTGTCTCGGAGCTCAATGCGGCCATGGGACGGATTGTGGCAGCCCCCACAGCAGGAAGCTGCGGCATCCTTCCCGCCGCCCTGCTGACCATGCAGGAAGAAAAGCAGATTCCGGAAAGGGACTGTGTCATGTCCCTGTTCACCGCATCCGCCGTAGGCATGGTCATTGCCAACAATGCCTCCCTGGCAGGCGCCCAGGGCGGATGTCAGGCCGAGTGCGGTTCTGCCGCCGCCATGGCTGCCGCTGCCATCGTGGAACTGGCAGGCGGTACCCCGAAGATGGCGGAACATGCCATCGCCATTGCCATCAAAAACATACTGGGACTTGTATGCGATCCGGTAGCCGGACTGGTGGAGATTCCCTGTATCAAGCGCAACGCCTCCGGCGTGGCCGGCGCCTTTGTGGCGGCGGAGCTGGCCCTGGCCGGCATTGAAAGCGCAATCCCTGCCGACGAAGTCATCTGGACCATGAAGAAGGTGGGC is a window of Enterocloster clostridioformis DNA encoding:
- a CDS encoding MATE family efflux transporter, with amino-acid sequence MKVENNLDTDKVRGLVWRLAFPSMLAQFVNVMYSIVDRMYIGNIPEIGALALAGVGICGPVVTLISSFASWIGVGGAPLMSIRLGQKNERAAAQMVANCFALLTGMALIIMTVSYLFKDQLLVFFGAGPAIFPYANQYMSWYLTGTAFALLSAGMNQFIICQGFATVGMKSVVLGAVSNIVLDPVFIFGMNMGVRGAAIATVLSQMASCIYVLLFLFGKRPLVRITFGGYRWKTMKQVLLVGLSPFLIIASDSLLIIIMNMVISSYGGPERSGMLLTCNTIVQSFMLIITMPLGGITGGTQTVMGYNYGAGRADRIRKAEKHVLLLSVAFTTVMFIIAQAGPGYFVRIFTREMSYVQVTEWAIRIFTLCIIPLAVEYTVVDGFTGMGIAKVAISLSMFRKSVYFLGMILLPRYFGVEAVFYSEPISDITACAAASTTFILLSGKVLKDNRRLF
- the hisC gene encoding histidinol-phosphate transaminase, whose protein sequence is MRPWEMNIRRVVPYVPGDQPAGDKLIKLNTNENPYPPAPGVERALKEMDVDRLRKYPDPSSAELVKALAEYYGVGEDQVFVGVGSDDVIAMSFLTFFNSQKPVLFPDITYSFYKVWADLYRISYETPALDENMAIRPLDYKGENGGIIFPNPNAPTGVYMPLDQVEEIVKANQDVIVIVDEAYIDFAGPSARELLSGYDNLLVVQTFSKSRSMAGVRIGFALGSPVLIKALNDVKYSYNSYTMNLPSQLAGTQAVKDRAYFEEIRAKIMDTRERAKKRFAELGFTFPDSMTNFILATHERVPARAIFDALKKERIYVRYFNAPRLDNSLRVSIGTDEEMDVLFRFLEQYLKEWKPAGDSE
- a CDS encoding DUF523 domain-containing protein, with the translated sequence MNILVSACLLGVECRYNGRGVLIPQAEELLSRHHLIPVCPEILGGLATPRIPAERVGTGVITRDGGDVTAAYEKGAGEVLKLAQLYGCQAAILKERSPSCGSGQVYDGTFTGTLTEGDGVCAACLKEHGIRVYGESQVGRLLEDIER
- the ytvI gene encoding sporulation integral membrane protein YtvI, whose protein sequence is MMEETGWKHYLRLILNIIIPLTGWLLICLLGPKLLRFFMPFVIGWVIAMIANPLVRFLERRVKLVRRHSSIVIVAAALALVIGLLYLLVSRTFVLLRQFILDLPGLYAGIEGDVARSMEQLEHLFDFMPDSIQQSWAQFGNNLGSYMGTVVEKIASPTVEAAGTVAKSLPAMLVYTVVTILSAYFFIVDRDRILAAIKAHMPQWAGHYGLYLKGEVRHLIGGYFMAQFKIMAVVWLILTAGFIMLGVGYGPLWAFLIAFLDFLPVFGTGTALLPWGLIKLLGGEYAFAAGLLLIYVLTQVTRQIVQPKLVGDSMGLPPLLTLFLLYLGFKTDGIAGMILAVPIGLLFVNLYHYGAFKGITDSLAVLAGDIERFRRKEV
- the sdaAB gene encoding L-serine ammonia-lyase, iron-sulfur-dependent subunit beta, producing MNVFDILGPVMIGPSSSHTAGAARIGRITLALLGAPAVKADIFLHGSFAKTYKGHGTDKALIAGIMGMATDDSRIRRAPELAREQGLEVNIATGDIDGAHPNTARVTLTDAAGSTVSLLGSSIGGGNILVKEVNGMEVSITGQHTTLIVLHRDAPGTIAAVTEVMADAGVNICNFRLSRQSRGGEAVMTIEIDGSFGPELNEKIKVLPNIFSSTMLQPI
- a CDS encoding pyridoxal phosphate-dependent aminotransferase; translation: MISEKMKPLVNNNSAIRAMFEEGKRLASIHGAENVYDFSLGNPNVPAPAEVNLAICDILKEEESTFVHGYMSNAGYEDVRQAVAESLNKRFGTRFHKNNILMTVGAASGLNVILKTLLNPGDEVIAFAPYFVEYGNYVRNYDGNLVVISPDTTDFEPNLAELEQKINARTKAVIINTPNNPTGVVYSLETLTKMADIMRAKEKELGTTIVLLSDEPYRELAYDGVEVPYVTNVYDNTVICYSYSKSLSLPGERIGYLVIPDALKDSGEVFDAATIANRVLGCVNAPSLMQRVIMRCLDAKVNLEAYDRNRNLLYNGLKGLGFECIKPQGAFYLFVKSPEADEKKFCENCKKYNILVVPGTSFACPGYVRISYCVSYEQIERSLPAFAKAAADYGLKK